One window of Rhizobium leguminosarum genomic DNA carries:
- the recX gene encoding recombination regulator RecX — protein sequence MTDETVPSDIPTPRMLSWARNSAIYRLERRMMTEKQLFDAISRKAKEKFEDIGAAQLKAVADFAVKFAYDNKVLDDSAYAEISTRSAVRGGKSKRAIAQKLTAKGVSSDKVETALEGADDLRAAAIFARKRAFGPFRRVELDEKRKAKELSAFARNGFSFEIGRKVFEMSFEDVEEVILSGRL from the coding sequence ATGACCGACGAGACCGTTCCATCCGATATCCCGACACCCCGCATGCTGAGCTGGGCGCGCAACTCCGCCATCTATCGCCTGGAGCGGCGGATGATGACGGAAAAGCAACTCTTCGACGCCATCAGCCGCAAGGCCAAGGAGAAGTTCGAGGATATCGGCGCGGCGCAACTCAAGGCCGTTGCCGATTTCGCCGTCAAATTTGCCTATGACAACAAGGTGCTCGACGATAGCGCCTATGCTGAGATCAGCACGCGCTCTGCCGTGCGCGGCGGCAAATCGAAGCGCGCGATCGCCCAGAAGCTGACAGCCAAGGGTGTCTCCAGCGACAAGGTCGAGACCGCACTCGAGGGGGCGGATGATCTCCGTGCCGCAGCGATATTTGCCCGCAAGCGCGCCTTCGGTCCCTTCCGCCGGGTTGAACTCGACGAAAAGCGAAAGGCCAAGGAGCTCTCCGCTTTCGCCCGCAACGGCTTCAGCTTCGAGATCGGCAGGAAAGTCTTCGAGATGAGCTTCGAAGACGTTGAAGAGGTGATCCTCTCCGGCCGCCTCTGA
- a CDS encoding histone deacetylase family protein, with amino-acid sequence MRVIYSEDHKLRDARTELYAGQLVTPFEAPFRAEWILAAVKEAGFADVVAPDAHGLETAGKVHDPAYLDFLATVWDRWVAAGFEGEAIANSFPVRRTSQRVPDNIVGAIGHYANAADTSITKGSYEAAIASMRCAVSGADWLAQNHRFAFALCRPPGHHAGIDLFGGYCFINNSGVAAQRLLDRGAKKVAVLDVDFHHGNGTQDIFYRRGDVFTASLHGDPMQAFPYFLGHADEEGEGAGTGANRNYPMPPGTPWEVWSSALADALARIKAFGAEAIVVALGVDTFERDPISFFSLTSDNFTRMGAMFASAGLPVLACMEGGYGVPEIGLNVANVLKGLEA; translated from the coding sequence ATGCGCGTCATCTATTCCGAAGACCACAAGCTGCGCGATGCCAGGACCGAGCTCTATGCCGGCCAGCTGGTGACCCCCTTCGAGGCGCCGTTCCGCGCCGAATGGATCCTGGCGGCGGTCAAGGAGGCGGGCTTTGCCGATGTCGTCGCACCTGATGCGCACGGGCTGGAAACGGCGGGGAAAGTGCATGATCCCGCCTATCTCGATTTTCTCGCCACCGTCTGGGATCGCTGGGTAGCAGCCGGGTTCGAAGGGGAGGCGATCGCCAATTCCTTCCCGGTGCGCCGCACCAGCCAACGCGTACCCGACAATATCGTCGGCGCGATCGGCCATTATGCCAATGCCGCCGACACCTCGATCACCAAGGGCTCTTATGAGGCGGCGATCGCCTCGATGCGCTGCGCCGTCTCAGGCGCCGACTGGCTGGCGCAGAACCATCGTTTCGCCTTCGCGCTCTGCCGCCCGCCCGGCCATCATGCCGGCATCGATCTCTTCGGCGGCTATTGCTTCATCAACAATTCAGGCGTCGCGGCACAGCGGCTGCTCGATCGCGGCGCGAAAAAGGTCGCCGTGCTCGATGTCGATTTCCATCATGGCAACGGCACGCAGGATATCTTCTATCGCCGCGGCGATGTCTTCACCGCCTCGCTGCATGGCGATCCCATGCAGGCCTTTCCCTATTTCCTCGGCCATGCCGACGAGGAAGGCGAGGGGGCGGGCACCGGCGCCAACCGCAATTATCCGATGCCGCCGGGCACGCCCTGGGAGGTCTGGTCGTCGGCGCTTGCCGATGCGCTTGCCCGCATCAAGGCCTTCGGCGCCGAGGCTATCGTCGTGGCGCTCGGCGTCGATACTTTCGAGCGCGATCCGATCTCCTTCTTCAGCCTCACCTCCGACAATTTCACCCGCATGGGCGCGATGTTCGCCTCTGCCGGCCTGCCGGTGCTCGCCTGCATGGAGGGCGGCTACGGCGTGCCGGAAATCGGCCTCAATGTCGCCAACGTCCTCAAGGGTCTGGAAGCCTGA
- a CDS encoding EamA family transporter produces the protein MEDRTNDGSGVLAIEAPATSGGLAAGALMCLLSMSSIQFGAALSASAIATYGPAGASWLRLAFAAIILAIVVRPRIFSYSREQWTSALVLGTTTALMTMSFFAAIERIPLGLAVAIDFLGPLSVATIGYGLSRRLVWPLIAALGVLALAHDGEGWVGNIPGILFACGAGTGWAIYIVLTKKVGASFKGLEGLSMSLMVAALVATPFGFAGAVPALDSYGLIEMAGLAILVPLLPYTLELIALRRMPTTSFGILMSLEPAIAALAGLAILTQPLTLLQMAGTALVVAASAGATFSAKP, from the coding sequence ATGGAAGACAGAACGAACGACGGTTCCGGCGTGCTGGCCATCGAAGCGCCGGCAACATCCGGCGGCCTGGCGGCGGGTGCCCTGATGTGCCTCCTGTCCATGTCCTCGATCCAGTTCGGTGCGGCACTTTCCGCTTCCGCCATCGCCACCTATGGGCCAGCCGGCGCCAGCTGGCTGCGCCTTGCCTTTGCCGCCATCATTCTGGCCATCGTCGTCCGTCCGCGGATATTCAGCTATAGCCGGGAGCAATGGACAAGCGCTCTGGTTCTCGGCACGACGACAGCGCTGATGACCATGAGTTTCTTCGCGGCAATCGAGCGCATACCGCTCGGTCTTGCCGTGGCGATCGATTTTCTCGGCCCGCTTTCGGTGGCGACCATCGGCTACGGCCTCAGTCGGCGTCTCGTCTGGCCGCTCATTGCCGCGCTCGGGGTTCTGGCTCTTGCCCATGATGGTGAAGGCTGGGTTGGGAATATCCCGGGCATTCTCTTCGCCTGCGGCGCGGGAACCGGTTGGGCGATCTATATCGTGCTCACCAAGAAGGTCGGCGCAAGCTTCAAGGGGCTGGAAGGCCTGTCCATGTCGCTGATGGTCGCCGCTCTGGTCGCCACACCTTTCGGCTTCGCAGGCGCCGTGCCGGCGCTCGATAGCTACGGCCTGATCGAAATGGCAGGCCTTGCCATTCTCGTGCCGCTGCTGCCCTACACCTTGGAGCTGATTGCCCTGCGGCGCATGCCGACAACCTCATTCGGCATCCTGATGAGTCTCGAGCCGGCCATTGCGGCGCTTGCAGGCTTGGCCATTCTGACGCAGCCCCTGACCCTTCTGCAGATGGCCGGAACGGCCCTGGTGGTCGCCGCAAGCGCCGGCGCGACCTTTTCCGCAAAGCCCTGA